In the genome of Melospiza melodia melodia isolate bMelMel2 chromosome 20, bMelMel2.pri, whole genome shotgun sequence, the window TTAcctcttctctggctgcaaaCAGCTTTGCAATCCTGTCCCTGGGTGTTGGCATAATCCAAAGTTGAGGAACAGCACTGTGGGTGCccatcccacagcacactcaGCCCCCACCATGCCAATCACTGGGAACCAAAAGTAGGAACAGCTGCCAGCACAGAACAGCCAGATTCTAGAAAGGTTGATTCCAGTTCCTTTAATTACAGGCAATTCTAAAATTGAGAATTAAACACCCTTCAGTAAGAAACTCCTCCCCTCAGCAATCCAGCTAAAGGCCAGGATGCATAATTATGTCATGGAAACTGagagataattttttaaaaaatcaaatacaCAGCATTCCTGAAACATGGCAAAATCTGGTGTTTAACAACTATTTTATGTTAATGTTTATGGAGCTGGTGCTTGAAGCACAGGGCATGGGACACACACATCAATATTCTGTTCCTGGAGGTGTTAAAGAGAACCCAAATTAAGCATCTGTCAACACACACTTGGATGGATCCCAGCCAGGGAGCTCAAAAATCTGCAAGAACAAGCCCATGGTGTGCAAAACTGATGCTCCTTATGATAACCAAATACACTGATAAAATTGAAAATACAAAGgacaaaaaaattccaaaaagtaTTTTGGAGAATTAGTTCATTGAAACCACATCATTATTTTTGCACTGGTTTAAATCTGGAAACAAACTAATCACCTACACATCTTTAGAAATGGATTCTATAAATAAGTCAAGCAAAACAGAACCATTTTTAGGCAAAAACCCCTTTAATTTCTAGGATCATTTCAGACCAGTTTGAAATAATACAGTTTTAATGGTTTAAATTTTTCAGTTCAAAAACTCGCTATTGTAACTTTGGGAAAAAATGTTCAGATCCATATTATATtacaatatatatttttaatataataatattatttgaTAAAACACCAAGATATAACAATAAATTATTGTAAAACACTAAGATAAAATTGCAGTAAAATCCAGCCAGGTGATTAGTTCATTTATTGTAAAGGATCTCTCCCATCATTAAGGATAAACCCAGATCTTGCTGCTGAATTGTTTCATTAGATTTGTCTTCCAAAATGCAAAGCAAATACATTAATAccacttttaaaaaataaaatttaatatcaAATACCTCACAGTTCCTCACAATTTCCGAGTTAGCATGTCCAATGTTCTGGATATCTTGCATAAAGGAGGCAAGCAGCTCAACAGAACCAGGCTTTAATGAGGACCTGGCATTCCCTGAGTAACCAGAAACTCCACAGGGATTGGATGAAGGACCTCTAGAGAAACACAAAGAAAACAGCTCAATTATTTATTGTGTCAGGTGTGCAACACAGTGGCCCAAACAATACCCTACATCTGCCAGACTGCCAGAATTACACACTCAATTTAGGACTCTCACCACGCTGAAATAAAAATTTCACTTTAACACCAATATTACTGTGAAGGGGTGCTAATTAAGCAGAACCAAAATAATGAAAGTAATTGTTAGTGATTGCTTCAGCACCTTACCTGTTGGAATTCAAGCTGTGGGGGTTTCTGCCATCACAGTCTGCAGAGCACAAAGGGGGTTCTTGGACAGGATTCACCACATCACTGTTTTCCATATCTCAGTCCCAGGTAAGACATTACCCTGAAAACAGAGAGAAATAAACATCACTCTCTTTCTTTGAAAAAACATTTGACTTTATTGTGTGAAGAAATAGAATTGGAGAGACATTTGTTTCAGCCAAACCATCCCAAAAAGTGCAAATATTCCACAAGCAGGCTTCTCCCTTCTCCTGGGGGAGAAGGAGCTGCTCACTCAGCCTTGGGCTTCCCACAGGTCCAAGGATTCCCAGCACatacagagtggctggaaaggggGCTGAATGCAAAACATTCCAGGTAAAACCATGTTATCAGGGTCTGATTGGTTGTTTTCTTTAAATCTGGGGCTCCACAGACCATGTGCAAGGTGTGAAATCTCCTATTATTGATGTATTTAGATGTGATTGAGAATCTAAACCCTCACTGTAAGAAACacactcaccaaaaaaaaaataaaactgagaTCAGCTGACTTAGACTGGGGTCAACCAATTCTGCCATTTCTGTGTGTAATATTTGGCTTACTTTTTTCACAGATCACTTGTTCCACTGTTATTATGTAACATTAATTCAGAAGGCTTAAACATTGAGCTCCATTTCTGACCAattaataaaacaacaaaaaaaggagtCAAACAGGAATCCCACAGTGGATGAAAACAGCAGCTGGTTAACTGAAAGcatcataaataaataaacaaacataaaATACTTGGGCCACAGTCTTACAGCACCCACAGCAGACTGGCTGTAGAGAGACTAAAATATTCTTCACTTTCTAGAGAAAGTTTGCATACTTTCACTAAGAAATCATTAATTAACCAGTTCTTACATAGGGCTTATTTCAGCATGTTGTACACCCTGGTGAATTCAGCCTGTGTTCTAACACTGAAGAGAAACCTTATGATCACTTCATGGATGGAGAGCAAAAAGAGGCATTAAGAAATATCATCTTGGCAGTCTGGTAATGCTAAGAATAAATTCCTGCTGCCTTAAAGAAGCACAACACTTCCAAAGCACAACCATTCCTCTTTACAGGGCTGATGGGTTTTACAGATTCATTATTTGCAAATTCTTGGAGATATATCTCCAATAATTTCAGAAGGATAATATATTTTCACCAGAAGGAAACTAACTGACAGCTGACCTATTTTCCTGTTTTACTGGAGCCTGCTTGGCTTTAGCAGAAATGTTTTCTGGGTACTCGCTCACTATCTCGTCTGGGTAGGGCTGAAAATGCCAGAATTGGAAGGAAGTtatcacagacacacacatgccTCTGGCAGAGCTTCGTGGGATAAAGAAAAGAAGACAAAACCCAtggctttcttctttttctagcGGTCAGAAGCCTGCAAAACCTGGAGGTTGTCAGCTGCTGAGCTGACAGCGATGGCTGAGGCTGGGAGTGTCACTGAGCAGGGGATGGGGGCGGCATCAGTCCCCCCGAATCCCCAGGATGGAATCATGGGTGGCCTATCTCGGCAGCACAGCAAATGGGTGGGACTTAGCTGTGACACAGGCTCGTTTCATAACCTCATTAGAAGTCTGCTCTCGATAAAAAACAATATTAGCGAGCTGGAACTGCGCTGCGGGAGCGCTGTCACCCATGGATCCCACAGCACAGCACCGCACAGCGCGGTCCTAACACGGCCATGCAGCTGCAGAAAGGGGCATGGATGGGAAAATACAATCGGCGAGGTGTTTGTAACTCAGAAATATCGGCGCTGATTTCGGTGCAAACGCCGACACACAGCCCGTGAGGTTTTGCAGCGCTTCCTGAGCCAGACCCGACTCCTCCCGAcccctcagcggtgccgggggcgctCGGTGCCCGAGGCCAGGCCCCACCTCCCCACGGACCTTGAGGGACCCTCAGAGGGCACAACGAGCCCGGGGCTGCAGCGCCTGCGGGAGCCGCCCGGGCCCCGAGGGCTCAGCCCCCGCAGGGACCCCTCTGCCACGTTCGCTCCCTCGGGGCCGCCTCCCGTCGGTCCGTAACCCCCTCCCCGGCTCCGCGTGCGCCCCGTCCGCTCGCCAGCGCCGCGCTCGCCCCGCGGTGCCCGGCGGGCCCCTCACATGCCAGCCCTCACATGCCAGCCCTCACTCGGCGCGGCCCCTCCACGGCCCCGTCCCTTCACCAGCGCCCCCCCAGCGGctccgccgccccgccccgctcagGCCAAGCCCCGCCCCCGCGCTCTCATTGGGCGGCCGCTCCTCGCGCTCCGCGATGTTGACAGCGCCGCCGCCTCCGATTGGCTGCACCGCCCGTCACTCTGGGAGAAAGGGGCGGAGCGCTGGGGGCGGCCTCGCGGCTCCGGGATGGGGAGCAGGGACCCGGCCAAGCGCGGCGGTGCTAACCCCGCCGGCTGCCCGCGGGCCCGCTCGGTTCATACCCGCATCGCTGGGAGCCCACGGCGCCCGGCAGCCGCCTCCTCCGGCGGCCGTGAAACGACGAACGGCGCGGCCCTGCACCGCCCGCCCGGCGAGTGGCGGCCGGGAGTTTCGAACGTGGGGACGGGGGTAGAGGGCGCTCCGCACTGAGCCCGGCCCTGTGATTGGCCGCCTCGAGCGCGCGCCTCCCGCGCTGATTCGCTGCGCGGCAAAGCCCGCGCGCCGCCGCCAGGGGAGCGGCGCGCGCCGCGGCGCCCTTCCCCGAAAGAACCGATTGGAGGGCGAGCGCAATCCCCGCCCATCTCGCGCGGCGATTGGCCGCTCCGCATGGCAATCAGCCCGGCAGCACCGCCCTCCCCACGGAGTGCGCATGCGCGGTGCGGGAGGGCCGGCGGAGGTGAGCGGGGGCCGAGCGGGGCTGAGGGGTCGGGCCTGGTTCGGGCCCGTGGGGTTTTTTACATTATCAATTTAAGTCCTGGTTTCAAAAAGATTCTGTAAGTGGGTAGAGCTGATGAAACCCCTTAAATAAAGGCTTGTTGAGAACTAGCCAGAAGCGCTGCTCATTTTTCTGCATGTATTcttcattttaaaatgtcactAACTTCTGTAGTAGCTGCCAATAAAGTtttcatttaattattttttttatttcaagagTTATGTTCAAATTTTCTGTTTATTGCCAAGTGGCACTTTTTCAcacactgaaatattttcttctgagtCAAATAAAGTATTTCAGGCATAACAGCATGTACTGTTTGAATTGTTTACCTAATCTTGGAGACTCACACTTGACAGGAGTAGGAGCTGACATTCCTCATTATCCATGAGGGAAATGCACACTTCAGGCATACCTTTGTGCCTTTGTTGATAATATTGTAAATTCCTTGACCTGGGAAAAATCAGGTTCACAGTGAGACTGTACAGGTCAGACTGGAGGACTGAAATAATCTCTTTTCCctctgttgttttggttttttctttttatatgttTAGTATTTTCCAAGTGTTGGTAGGAATATTCCTTTATTTGGTGTATTCCAGATccctttcaaaatattttaagaaacatAATTACATTGAGAACCAAAATTCTATTCAGCATGATAAATATTTCAAGGCAAATGAAACCAGATCAGATAACCATGAAAATAAATCTGAATATTGAAATACTGCTCAATATGTGCAGCTAGAATAGCTCATCTTAAACAAGAATTCTCATAGTAAACTGTTCTTTCCTATTCCATTCCAGGTTTGGTTGCAGAGAAGCCTTGTCCTGGTTTCTGTATGAATGTTCCAGGTTTATTTCACTTTGCATTCTCACTGAGAGGGGTGCAAGCACCACCATGGGCAGTTCTGAGGAggcagcagctctccctgcccagcctgcccttgcTTCAGGCAGCAAGgaaaaggaactctctgaatCTCCTTGAACTAAGTGAGGCAGAATTAGAAGAACAGTTTGTAAGAGGTGATGGCCCAGGAGGTCAGGCCACAAACAAGACAAACAACTGTGTTGTCCTGAAGCATATTCCATCTGGGATTGTGGTGAAGGTAATTGGGTTTTGTTTTATTGGGTCACAATAAAGGACTTCCAAGCCTCCTTTCAGAATGAAGCAT includes:
- the MTRFR gene encoding mitochondrial translation release factor in rescue produces the protein MNVPGLFHFAFSLRGVQAPPWAVLRRQQLSLPSLPLLQAARKRNSLNLLELSEAELEEQFVRGDGPGGQATNKTNNCVVLKHIPSGIVVKCHQTRSVEKNRKIAREILQEKVDLFYKGEDSDVFKERKTSEKQKQEKKRRAKENLERKKLFKEMQQLDKE